A single Plasmodium yoelii strain 17X genome assembly, chromosome: 10 DNA region contains:
- a CDS encoding ribosome maturation protein SBDS, putative: MGALFQPINQVKFTNVAIVKYKHKGNKFEIACYKNKIIDWKNGNELNIDDVLQSHLIFTNISKGEIAKKSQLNSCFNSDDNYEICKTILEKGTLQISNRERAILKEKMYKDIIEMLHEMSVNPQTGYPLSTNMIESMIKNVGYSINIDDSTKKQALKVFELLHKEYEDVIQRAFMRIQIICDDFIKNDVIKLLNDNNAIIEEDKMTNNLKREDELNQNCDNIHKENMSNHDMKNDEINNLKDQKQSNLSSSIQLNNSENDPKQNNHNFSYNNKTGIDNETVNGTSNDIFDDTKDKDQDQVNGDNCQDTMNKNNFDDDPNNNTTSTHKKGTSNNEHSETSEEKLDSKKNKKNQDSFPIDNEKTNKEKFADNSKIKTKQKINKHNVERKGDNLQTYKIVFLCYPSLYRCIDEFTKKNKKNCSSKILSNNVKVATSNKKKKNDSPTIPKESDNTNKKKEERKNKNTNDKNKKNSISKKEHNDSKGNNTYMKNSNDSESSVNDKISKNNNYITNKNEQSKNQNSKNNGINNNRISNQTDDKIIQNSTKEKPSIGINNNDKTTGMIMCTSCLTQIEKNNYKLHCRSDFHVYNVKRKYKKLPPITLEEYIEIDFDVSHFHVDM; the protein is encoded by the exons ATGGGGGCATTATTTCAGCCTATAAATCAAGTTAAGTTTACGAACGTTGCTATAGTTAAATATAAGCATAAGGGGAACAAATTCGAAATAGcatgttataaaaataaaattattgacTGGAAAAATG gTAACGAACTGAATATAGACGACGTTCTACAATcacatttaatttttacaaatatatcaaaagGAGAAATAGCTAAAAAATCTCAATTAAATTCATGCTTTAATTCCGATGACAATTATGAAATATGTAAAACAATATTAGAGAAAG GTACACTCCAAATAAGTAATAGAGAAAGAGCAATTTTGAAGGAAAAAATGTACAAAGATATTATCGAAATGTTACATGAAATGAGTGTAAATCCTCAAACAGGGTACCCCTTATCAACAAATATGATTGAAa gtatgataaaaaatgtcGGCTATAGCATAAACATAGATGACAGTACCAAAAAACAGGCATTAAAAGTTTTCGAACTTTTACATAAAGAATATGAAGATGTAATACAAAGAGCATTTATGAGAATTCAGATAATATGTGacgattttataaaaaatgatgtaATAAAACTTCTTAATGATAACAATGCAATTATAGAAGAAGATAAAATGACTAACAACTTAAAAAGAGAAGATGAATTAAACCAAAATTGTGACAACATACACAAAGAAAATATGAGCAATCATGATAtgaaaaatgatgaaataaataatttaaaagatCAAAAACAATCCAATTTAAGTTCATCAATTCAATTAAATAATAGTGAAAATGACCCTAAACAGAACAATCATAATTTTTcctataataataaaacaggAATAGACAACGAAACTGTCAACGGTACTTCTAACGACATCTTTGATGATACGAAAGATAAAGATCAAGATCAAGTTAACGGGGACAACTGCCAAGATACAATGAATAAGAACAATTTTGATGATGAcccaaataataatactacTAGTACGCATAAAAAAGGTACTAGTAATAACGAACACAGTGAAACAAGTGAAGAGAAACTagatagtaaaaaaaataaaaaaaatcaagatAGCTTTCCTATtgataatgaaaaaacaaataaagaaaaatttgCTGATAATtcgaaaataaaaacaaaacaaaaaataaataaacacaACGTAGAAAGGAAAGGTGACAATTTACAAACgtataaaattgtatttttatgttaCCCATCTTTATATAGGTGTATTGATGaattcacaaaaaaaaataaaaaaaattgttccAGCAAAATATTAAGTAATAATGTAAAAGTAGCCACatctaataaaaaaaaaaaaaacgattcACCAACCATACCCAAAGAATCCGATAATACAAATAAGAAAAAggaagaaagaaaaaataaaaacacaaatgataaaaataaaaaaaattcaatttCAAAAAAAGAACATAACGATTCAAAGGGAAATAATACTTATATGAAAAACTCCAATGATTCCGAATCAAGTGTGAATGACAAAATTAGTAAGAATAACAATTATATTACTAATAAAAACGAACAATCCAAAAATCAAAATTCAAAAAACAACGGAATTAACAATAATAGAATTAGTAACCAAActgatgataaaataatacaaaattcCACAAAAGAAAAACCATCCATCGGAATAAATAACAATGATAAAACAACTGGTATGATTATGTGCACAAGTTGTTTAACccaaattgaaaaaaataattataaattacaTTGTAGAAGTGATTTTCATGTTTATAATGtaaaaagaaaatacaaaaaattgcCTCCAATTACCCTTGAAGAATACATAGAGATCGATTTTGACGTTTCACACTTTCATGTTGATATGTGA
- a CDS encoding eukaryotic translation initiation factor 2 subunit gamma, putative — MIINEKDKLAEQNLETLDVTKLTPLSEDVISRQATINLGTIGHVAHGKSTLVHAISGVHTVRFKHEKERNITIKLGYANAKIYKCTNPDCPPPECYKSYESSKEDDPMCPRENCNSKMKLLRHVSFVDCPGHDILMATMLNGAAVMDAALLLVAGNESCPQPQTSEHLAAVEIMRLKHILILQNKVELIKEEQALKQQEEIRNFVSGTAADSAPIIPISAVLKYNIDVVCEYIVTQISIPRRDFISSPHMIVIRSFDVNKPGEDIETLQGGVAGGSILHGVLKVGDQIEIRPGIISKDEKGEITCRPIISKILSMFAENNNLKYAVPGGLIGVGTRIDPILTRADRLVGQVIGHLNKLPDCFAEIEISYYLLRRLLGVKSQDGEKNTKVAKLKNGEFLMINIGSTSIGCRVMGIKNELAKLELTGPVCTKIGDKIALSRRVDKHWRLIGWGQINKGKPLDLQEPI, encoded by the coding sequence atgattattaatgaaaaagataaattaGCGGAACAAAATTTAGAAACATTAGATGTGACTAAATTAACACCATTAAGTGAAGATGTAATAAGTAGACAAGCTACGATAAATCTAGGTACAATAGGCCATGTGGCACATGGTAAATCCACTTTGGTACATGCTATATCAGGAGTTCATACTGTTAGATTTAAACATGAAAAGGAAAGAAACATTACTATAAAATTAGGATATGCTAatgcaaaaatatataaatgcacAAATCCAGATTGTCCACCACCTGAATGCTATAAATCTTATGAAAGCAGCAAAGAAGATGATCCTATGTGTCCTCGTGAAAATTGTAACTctaaaatgaaattattaaGGCATGTATCTTTCGTTGATTGCCCAGGGCATGATATTTTAATGGCTACTATGTTAAATGGTGCAGCTGTTATGGATGCAGCACTTTTATTAGTAGCAGGTAATGAATCATGTCCCCAACCTCAAACATCTGAGCATTTGGCTGCTGTTGAAATTATGAGATTAAAacacatattaattttacaaaataaagtggaattaataaaagaagAACAAGCATTAAAACAACAAGAAGAAATTAGAAATTTTGTTTCGGGTACAGCTGCCGACAGTGCACCTATTATACCTATTAGTGcagttttaaaatataatatagatgTAGTATGTGAATACATAGTTACCCAAATTAGTATACCAAGAAGAGATTTTATTTCATCACCACATATGATTGTTATTAGATCTTTTGATGTTAATAAACCTGGTGAAGATATTGAAACATTACAAGGTGGTGTTGCAGGTGGTAGTATTTTACATGGGGTATTAAAAGTAGGCGATCAAATTGAAATTAGACCCGGTATTATATCAAAAGATGAAAAGGGAGAAATTACTTGCAGGCCAATTATTTCCAAAATATTATCTATGTTTgctgaaaataataatttaaaatatgctGTACCAGGTGGATTAATTGGTGTAGGAACACGAATCGATCCAATTCTTACACGAGCTGATCGTTTAGTTGGTCAGGTCATTGgtcatttaaataaattgcCTGATTGTTTTGCAGAAATTGAAATATCTTATTATTTACTAAGAAGATTATTAGGTGTAAAATCACAAGATggtgaaaaaaatacaaaagtAGCCAAACTCAAAAATGGAGAATTCTTAATGATTAATATTGGATCAACATCTATTGGATGCAGAGTTATGGGTATCAAAAACGAACTAGCTAAATTGGAATTAACAGGACCAGTATGTACAAAAATTGGAGATAAAATTGCTCTTAGTAGAAGAGTCGATAAGCATTGGCGTTTAATTGGATGGGGTCAAATCAATAAAGGAAAACCCTTAGATCTCCAGGAGCCAATTTGA
- a CDS encoding ankyrin-repeat protein, putative, whose translation MFNYESIFINEDVVSEMTIDDVKNLKPYWNVQIANFKDSINEPVFTLLQMAILLNKKKIVGYLLARKSLDINVLSKHNQTALMIACEKKVPLDWIEAILKKGGDLGINVKDDFNETALDKCTFNSKAYQMLLKYGAIESKNSSEENNIMEKTSKKCDSIWSNVCGCGTRYYK comes from the exons ATGTTTAACTATGaaagtatatttattaacgAAGACGTTGTATCAG AAATGACCATAGATGATGTAAAAAACTTGAAGCCGTATTGGAATGTCCAAATAGCTAATTTTAAGGACAG CATTAATGAGCCTGTTTTCACCTTGCTGCAAATGGCTATTTTacttaacaaaaaaaaaattgttggATATTTATTGGCTAGAAAAAGTTTAGATATTAATGTCCTTAGCAAGCATAACCAAACAGCTTTGATGATTGCATGTGAAAAAAAg gtCCCTCTTGATTGGATTGAAgcaattttaaaaaagggTGGAGACTTAGGTATAAATGTAAAAGATGACTTTAATGAAACCGCTTTAGATAAATGCACTTTTAACTCAAAAG cCTATCAGATGCTTCTAAAATATGGGGCCATTGAAAGT AAAAACTCATCAGAAGAGAACAATATTATG GAAAAAACTTCCAAAAAATGCGATAGCATATGGTCTAATGTTTGTGGATGTGGAACaagatattataaataa
- a CDS encoding rhoptry-associated protein 1, putative produces MFTKIVSLFILSRLLFQDYSVAFNIRDSNIISSYSHGYNNSSIKNEELGNLNYFTEIAPKMSFFQKGDNGTNKDKNVDSNTDSENTDVNPNTDPNLLKDRDYALVDGNIIADLKEKEPIDETIEEETINENADEKNTQTIKYTPDYTPHLKKSMHILGYDKEFKLDDLTTIHSCPKDNFLFDVFPQAITKFQKNDMGYVQQQAYGNIECFKKHKLIDLGSVDSKLKFGNSVNTFGPFHIPTKMNLFDLINFPPSMSPINLANGYDIPESEFPNLHKLNYCLLHPAKLEKVLKRKDIKSYINSTDKSSYDDFFKKAMNESIECHIENALYQVLNRNSVLLLFGSDSPNYNDPKDVFKKKMHIIKSGLSYKSRKYADNVYKNVLNNLKNYEKKFKELSRHLADIASYYSAHVISNSCDKFFDKDNIHEATAYIYEHMIPHIRMFSSCVKNMIIYNHIVGTILNQVKYYLSYTTRKPILKDIHFKALLNKPKKFKNVNELTYHPTVKSFALGELTREPAHGLIHAYFEYKKKDILDIMQKLKLDIYSLADKDLKFPSTDSPDYKLFKNIVNKYKKEIKILFDEMNSEYVKLFEMRISAFYQKDFFIYDRAI; encoded by the coding sequence ATGTTTACTAAAATTGTAAGTTTGTTCATACTTTCCCGATTGTTGTTTCAAGATTATTCGGTGGCATTTAACATACGTGACTCTAATATTATATCCAGTTATTCACATGGTTATAACAATTcaagtataaaaaatgaggaaTTAGGCAATTTGAATTATTTCACGGAAATCGCCCCCAAAATGTCTTTTTTTCAAAAAGGAGATAATGGCAccaataaagataaaaatgtcGATTCTAATACAGATAGTGAAAATACAGATGTCAATCCTAACACTGATCCCAATTTATTAAAGGATAGAGATTACGCTTTAGTTGATGGAAATATAATAGCTGatttaaaagaaaaggaACCAATTGATGAAACCATCGAAGAGGAAACAATTAATGAAAATgcagatgaaaaaaatacacaaactataaaatatacaCCAGATTATACACcccatttaaaaaaatctaTGCATATATTAGGTTATGATAAAGAATTTAAATTGGATGATTTGACAACAATACATTCATGCCCAAaagataattttttatttgatgtATTTCCACAAGCAATAACAAAATTTCAGAAAAATGATATGGGGTACGTACAACAACAAGCGTATGGAAATATAGAATGTTTTAAAAAGCATAAATTAATTGACTTAGGTAGTGTAGACTCGAAATTGAAATTTGGTAATTCAGTTAATACTTTTGGTCCATTTCATATACCAACCAAAATGAATTTATTCGATTTAATCAACTTCCCTCCAAGTATGAGTCCTATTAATTTAGCAAATGGTTATGATATACCCGAAAGTGAATTTCCAAATTTACATAAACTAAATTATTGTTTATTACACCCTGCAAAATTAGAAAAAGtattaaaaagaaaagatattaaatcatatataaatagtacaGATAAGAGTTCTTATGATGATTTTTTTAAGAAGGCTATGAATGAATCCATTGAATGTCATATTGAAAATGCATTATATCAGGTATTAAATAGAAACTCAGTTCTTTTATTGTTTGGTTCTGATTCCCCAAATTATAATGATCCTAAGGATGTCTTTAAGAAgaaaatgcatataataaaatcaGGACTAAGTTATAAAAGTAGAAAATATGCCGATAATGTTTATAAGAATGTTTTAAATAATCTTAAAAATTacgaaaaaaaattcaaagaATTGTCTCGTCATTTGGCGGATATAGCTTCTTACTATTCTGCACATGTTATTAGTAATTCATGCGACaaattttttgataaagataatataCATGAAGCAactgcatatatatatgagcACATGATTCCACACATTAGAATGTTCTCTTCTTGtgttaaaaatatgataatttatAATCATATTGTGGGAACTATACTTAATCAAGTAAAATATTACCTCAGTTATACCACTAGAAAACCaatattaaaagatataCATTTTAAGGCACTTTTAAACAAGCctaaaaaattcaaaaatgtAAATGAACTTACATATCATCCAACTGTTAAATCGTTTGCACTTGGTGAATTAACGAGAGAACCTGCTCACGGTTTAATTCATGCATACTTtgaatataagaaaaaagacATATTAGATATAATGCAGAAGCTCaaattagatatatattCACTTGCTGATAAAGATTTAAAATTTCCAAGTACCGATTCCCCAGATTATAAattgtttaaaaatatagtcaataaatataaaaaagaaatcaAAATTTTATTCGACGAAATGAATTCTGAGTATGTCAAACTTTTTGAAATGCGTATTTCAGCATTCTACCAAAAggacttttttatttatgatcGTGCGATCTAA